One segment of Macrotis lagotis isolate mMagLag1 chromosome 1, bilby.v1.9.chrom.fasta, whole genome shotgun sequence DNA contains the following:
- the OAF gene encoding out at first protein homolog isoform X1 yields MNARMDFLYHLASPSDSSLRIGNLALVHLARDEPWKRNPTTSSALPLVATPADLNEGGRDVKIFRALILGELEKGQSQFQALCFITRLHHNEIIPSEAMAKLRQKNPRAIRQAEEVRGLEQLHMDMAVNFSKGAWLSPHIHNVCAEAREAIYTREEDVKFWLERGVDGSMFEVLPSQPADLSSCRLVGDRWKPCLCHYGLSLAWYPCLLKYCHSREPSGRLSSYKCGIRSCQKSYNFDYYVPQKQLCLWDEDT; encoded by the exons ATGAATGCTAGGATGGATTTTTTATACCATTTGGCATCTCCTTCTGACTCAAGTCTGAGGATAGGAAATCTGGCTCTGGTTCACCTGGCAAGAGATGAGCCCTGGAAACGAAATCCGACCACCTCAAGTGCCTTACCCCTGGTTGCCACTCCTGCTGACCTGAATGAAGGAGGGaga GATGTAAAGATCTTCAGAGCCCTGATCCTGGGTGAGCTGGAGAAGGGCCAGAGTCAGTTCCAGGCTCTCTGCTTCATCACAAGGCTACATCACAACGAGATTATCCCCAGTGAGGCTATGGCTAAACTTCGGCAG AAAAACCCTCGAGCAATACGTCAGGCTGAAGAGGTTCGGGGTCTGGAACAACTCCACATGGACATGGCAGTCAATTTCAGCAAGGGAGCATGGCTGAGCCCCCATATCCACAATGTGTGTGCTGAAGCCCGGGAGGCCATCTACACCCGGGAAGAGGACGTCAAATTCTGGCTGGAGAGAG GTGTAGATGGCTCTATGTTTGAAGTACTGCCTTCACAGCCCGCTGACCTTTCTAGTTGCCGACTGGTAGGTGATCGATGGAAACCTTGCCTCTGTCACTACGGGCTCAGCTTAGCCTGGTATCCCTGCCTACTCAAGTACTGCCACAGTCGGGAACCCAGTGGCCGCCTCTCCTCCTATAAGTGTGGCATCCGCAGCTGCCAGAAGAGCTATAATTTTGACTATTATGTGCCCCAAAAACAACTCTGCCTTTGGGATGAAGACACCTAG
- the OAF gene encoding out at first protein homolog isoform X2, producing the protein MMPPRPEYKQHIGGNKPIWLEDLNLCKRVSFKAEKDVKIFRALILGELEKGQSQFQALCFITRLHHNEIIPSEAMAKLRQKNPRAIRQAEEVRGLEQLHMDMAVNFSKGAWLSPHIHNVCAEAREAIYTREEDVKFWLERGVDGSMFEVLPSQPADLSSCRLVGDRWKPCLCHYGLSLAWYPCLLKYCHSREPSGRLSSYKCGIRSCQKSYNFDYYVPQKQLCLWDEDT; encoded by the exons ATGATGCCCCCAAGGCCAGAATACAAGCAACATATTGGAGGAAATAAACCAATTTGgctggaagatctgaatttatgTAAGAGAGTATCTTTCAAGGCTGAAAAA GATGTAAAGATCTTCAGAGCCCTGATCCTGGGTGAGCTGGAGAAGGGCCAGAGTCAGTTCCAGGCTCTCTGCTTCATCACAAGGCTACATCACAACGAGATTATCCCCAGTGAGGCTATGGCTAAACTTCGGCAG AAAAACCCTCGAGCAATACGTCAGGCTGAAGAGGTTCGGGGTCTGGAACAACTCCACATGGACATGGCAGTCAATTTCAGCAAGGGAGCATGGCTGAGCCCCCATATCCACAATGTGTGTGCTGAAGCCCGGGAGGCCATCTACACCCGGGAAGAGGACGTCAAATTCTGGCTGGAGAGAG GTGTAGATGGCTCTATGTTTGAAGTACTGCCTTCACAGCCCGCTGACCTTTCTAGTTGCCGACTGGTAGGTGATCGATGGAAACCTTGCCTCTGTCACTACGGGCTCAGCTTAGCCTGGTATCCCTGCCTACTCAAGTACTGCCACAGTCGGGAACCCAGTGGCCGCCTCTCCTCCTATAAGTGTGGCATCCGCAGCTGCCAGAAGAGCTATAATTTTGACTATTATGTGCCCCAAAAACAACTCTGCCTTTGGGATGAAGACACCTAG